Proteins encoded in a region of the Nitrospirota bacterium genome:
- a CDS encoding DUF2301 domain-containing membrane protein, giving the protein MSNTPTLEQQIATSGLTYGRRHDISYRAGLLIQVFGLALLAVLYPLESPFYTTGIMLFETGVLLSAVYLLVWMRPVKKFIVSSVTIGLVLQVAGYFAAPEQYAGAVMIAGIGLVCVGAAGMVGKEAYCFGYREGWLLAMFGFPIMVLANLVGRENHIFNSLGFSILFILLLSLTGKKLKQPLLSKCSTDVCGSPHQKVY; this is encoded by the coding sequence ATGTCAAATACACCCACCCTCGAACAACAGATCGCCACGTCCGGCCTGACCTACGGCCGGCGGCATGATATCTCCTACCGCGCGGGGCTTCTCATACAGGTCTTCGGCCTCGCGCTGCTCGCCGTTCTCTACCCGCTGGAAAGCCCGTTCTATACCACGGGCATCATGCTGTTTGAGACCGGGGTCCTGCTCTCGGCTGTTTACCTGCTCGTCTGGATGCGTCCGGTCAAGAAATTCATTGTGAGTTCGGTGACCATCGGATTAGTGCTGCAGGTGGCTGGGTACTTCGCAGCGCCCGAGCAGTATGCCGGCGCGGTCATGATCGCGGGGATAGGGCTGGTCTGCGTCGGCGCTGCTGGGATGGTGGGCAAGGAAGCGTACTGCTTCGGCTACCGGGAAGGATGGCTCCTGGCGATGTTCGGTTTTCCCATCATGGTCCTGGCAAACCTCGTCGGCAGGGAAAACCACATCTTTAATTCCCTCGGCTTCTCGATACTGTTTATACTGCTTCTCTCGCTGACGGGTAAGAAGCTGAAGCAGCCGTTGTTATCAAAATGTTCGACCGATGTATGTGGATCGCCGCATCAGAAAGTGTATTAG
- a CDS encoding DUF169 domain-containing protein produces the protein MIDTMQLLDDVAFAKALLAKKSLSNADLVFALRNLLRMKYYPVAVKFFFSQDELDAFKKSVDYKVSAHAFTFCHYLAASRQRGDILLSPEKGLGCTNAKYIFGWKGMDEGEIKSHLKYAKDMKQAEKIVKIKKRLPGNLLAFATAPLHMAPYKPDVIHGMSDVLQAYHLGNDWSAAMDIMPFEMTMTMNSSACHGVTAVYLDKKPNIAPMCSGSYTAGKTEQGEINWIWPGDQLEPTVRWMLERTVRDSGPSFPRTGETYPGFNMCKLCPFLVWHKPVEK, from the coding sequence ATGATCGATACCATGCAATTGCTCGATGACGTGGCCTTTGCGAAGGCCTTGCTTGCGAAGAAGTCGCTCAGCAACGCGGACCTCGTGTTCGCACTCCGGAACCTGCTCCGGATGAAGTACTATCCTGTCGCCGTCAAGTTTTTCTTTTCCCAGGACGAGTTGGATGCCTTCAAAAAGAGCGTTGATTACAAGGTCTCTGCGCACGCCTTCACCTTCTGCCATTACCTGGCCGCATCACGCCAGCGGGGCGACATCCTCCTGAGCCCCGAGAAGGGACTGGGATGCACGAATGCGAAATATATCTTCGGATGGAAGGGAATGGACGAGGGTGAGATCAAGAGCCATTTGAAGTACGCGAAGGACATGAAACAGGCCGAAAAGATCGTGAAGATCAAAAAACGGCTGCCCGGGAACCTGCTCGCCTTTGCCACGGCGCCGCTCCACATGGCGCCCTACAAGCCTGATGTGATCCACGGGATGAGCGACGTGCTCCAGGCCTATCATCTCGGGAACGACTGGTCCGCCGCCATGGACATCATGCCCTTCGAGATGACCATGACCATGAACAGCTCGGCCTGCCACGGCGTTACCGCGGTCTATCTCGACAAGAAGCCGAACATCGCGCCCATGTGCAGCGGCAGCTACACCGCGGGCAAGACCGAGCAGGGAGAGATCAACTGGATCTGGCCCGGCGACCAGCTCGAGCCCACGGTACGGTGGATGCTCGAGCGCACCGTGCGCGACAGCGGCCCCTCCTTCCCGCGCACGGGCGAGACCTATCCGGGGTTCAACATGTGCAAGCTCTGCCCTTTCCTCGTATGGCACAAACCGGTGGAGAAGTAA